A genomic stretch from Procambarus clarkii isolate CNS0578487 chromosome 14, FALCON_Pclarkii_2.0, whole genome shotgun sequence includes:
- the LOC138364664 gene encoding uncharacterized protein — protein sequence MHDTTCITHQPIPHIARKETKKSTITPKSTITPKSTITSKSTITPKSTITSKSTITPKSTITSKSTITPKSTITPKSTITSKSTITPKSTITSKSTITPKSTITPKFTITSKSTITPKFTITSKSTITPKSTITPRH from the coding sequence ATGCATGATACAACTTGCATCACCCATCAGCCAATTCCCCATATTGCACGAAAAGAAACTAAAAAATCTACCATCACCCCAAAATCTACCATCACCCCAAAATCTACCATCACCTCAAAATCTACCATCACCCCAAAATCTACCATCACCTCAAAATCTACCATCACCCCAAAATCTACCATCACCTCAAAATCTACCATCACCCCAAAATCTACCATCACCCCAAAATCTACCATCACCTCAAAATCTACCATCACCCCAAAATCTACCATCACCTCAAAATCTACCATCACCCCAAAATCTACCATCACCCCAAAATTTACCATCACCTCAAAATCTACCATCACCCCAAAATTTACCATCACCTCAAAATCTACCATCACCCCAAAATCTACCATAACTCCAAGACATTGA